A single Cucumis melo cultivar AY chromosome 4, USDA_Cmelo_AY_1.0, whole genome shotgun sequence DNA region contains:
- the LOC103503977 gene encoding calcium uniporter protein 4, mitochondrial isoform X1, with product MALRRSFSNAFLPSTSTSTSTSTSSSPFHSIFRRHYLSPPADSAGKSVFRRFLQRRAIFHSPSASRIPELLCIPVGDKLREKLRGTNIRLEGLIHPASERSVSGCGGISIEDARKIIRVSQVEKLKTKLRNVGKSCISYSEFTRICVEDCGNNEEQGAEFAKLMDESGSVIVLGNIVFLRPDQVAKSMERMISGSIATPNDPRLKQLEEMEKQKALIDKKAKAQVQAELICGLGLILGQTLGFMRLTFWELSWDVMEPICFFVTSLHFALGYAFFLTTSTEPTFEGFFRRRFKAKQNKLMASLNFDINHYNELRTICYPYHTQALPHQEGPFISSPHTLS from the exons ATGGCTCTCCGCCGGTCATTTTCCAATGCCTTTCTTCCTTCTACTTCTACTTCTACTTCtacttctacttcttcttccccTTTCCATTCTATCTTCCGCCGCCACTACCTCTCTCCTCCCGCCGATTCTGCCGGCAAGTCTGTTTTCCGACGCTTCCTTCAGCGGAGAGCCATCTTTCATTCACCTTCCGCCTCTCGGATTCCGGAGCTTTTGTGCATTCCTGTTGGCGATAAGCTTCGAGAAAAGCTCCGAGGTACCAACATTCGTCTTGAGGGCCTTATTCACCCGGCGTCCGAACGCTCTGTTTCTGGATGTGGTGGAATTTCGATCGAGGATGCTAGGAAGATCATAAGGGTATCGCAGGTTGAGAAGCTTAAGACGAAATTGAGAAATGTTGGGAAGAGTTGCATCTCTTACTCGGAGTTTACTCGGATCTGTGTTGAAGATTGTGGGAATAATGAGGAACAGGGTGCGGAATTTGCTAAGTTGATGGATGAATCTGGAAGCGTTATTGTTCTTGGGAATATTGTGTTTCTTCGTCCGGATCAG GTGGCAAAATCAATGGAGAGAATGATAAGTGGATCAATAGCAACACCGAACGACCCAAGACTGAAACAGCTAGAAGAGATGGAGAAACAAAAAGCATTAATTGACAAAAAGGCCAAGGCCCAAGTACAAGCGGAGCTAATATGCGGATTGGGCCTCATATTGGGGCAAACATTGGGCTTCATGAGGCTAACATTTTGGGAGTTAAGTTGGGACGTAATGGAGCCCATTTGCTTCTTCGTAACATCCCTTCACTTTGCACTTGGCTATGCCTTCTTCCTCACAACTTCCACAGAACCCACATTTGAAGGATTCTTCCGACGTCGTTTCAAAGCCAAGCAAAACAAACTCATGGCTTCTCTTAACTTTGATATCAATCATTACAATGAACTTAGAACAATTTGCTATCCATACCATACACAAGCTTTACCACATCAAGAAGGACCCTTCATTTCTTCCCCTCATACTTTATCAtaa
- the LOC103503977 gene encoding calcium uniporter protein 3, mitochondrial isoform X2 encodes MALRRSFSNAFLPSTSTSTSTSTSSSPFHSIFRRHYLSPPADSAGKSVFRRFLQRRAIFHSPSASRIPELLCIPVGDKLREKLRGTNIRLEGLIHPASERSVSGCGGISIEDARKIIRVSQVEKLKTKLRNVGKSCISYSEFTRICVEDCGNNEEQGAEFAKLMDESGSVIVLGNIVFLRPDQIEKKYVTGGKINGENDKWINSNTERPKTETARRDGETKSIN; translated from the exons ATGGCTCTCCGCCGGTCATTTTCCAATGCCTTTCTTCCTTCTACTTCTACTTCTACTTCtacttctacttcttcttccccTTTCCATTCTATCTTCCGCCGCCACTACCTCTCTCCTCCCGCCGATTCTGCCGGCAAGTCTGTTTTCCGACGCTTCCTTCAGCGGAGAGCCATCTTTCATTCACCTTCCGCCTCTCGGATTCCGGAGCTTTTGTGCATTCCTGTTGGCGATAAGCTTCGAGAAAAGCTCCGAGGTACCAACATTCGTCTTGAGGGCCTTATTCACCCGGCGTCCGAACGCTCTGTTTCTGGATGTGGTGGAATTTCGATCGAGGATGCTAGGAAGATCATAAGGGTATCGCAGGTTGAGAAGCTTAAGACGAAATTGAGAAATGTTGGGAAGAGTTGCATCTCTTACTCGGAGTTTACTCGGATCTGTGTTGAAGATTGTGGGAATAATGAGGAACAGGGTGCGGAATTTGCTAAGTTGATGGATGAATCTGGAAGCGTTATTGTTCTTGGGAATATTGTGTTTCTTCGTCCGGATCAG atagaaaaaaaatatgtgaCAGGTGGCAAAATCAATGGAGAGAATGATAAGTGGATCAATAGCAACACCGAACGACCCAAGACTGAAACAGCTAGAAGAGATGGAGAAACAAAAAGCATTAATTGA